The DNA segment CCATCTGCATGTCTTTTTCTTTCATTATGACATCATGTTTCATTCTCTTCAGCAGAAAGTCGTAGTCTGCCTGTTCTTGTTGTCTTTTTCCTGCATGGTGGTAAGCATCAAAAAAGAAATCAGGTGATTTTTGCAAGGCACTTCTAAGAATTTCTGCTCCATCATGTTGCACTTTCAAGCTTATCTCTACCTCATGGCTTTTGCCTTATGGTATGTATTTACTAATGTTAATGTGATTCGTTGGTTTATCGTCAAATTTATTGTGATGGCAGTGTTTGTTGAGATTCATTAGTACTGTTCAATCACTTGCAACTCCTGGTGATACCATGAGTGTATAAACAACAGGCACATTTGTATAACACAACGTTCTTGAGTGCGTCTATACAATTCCATGTCAAATGAAAAATGCCATCAAACACTGCTGGGCTCTGGCGACCCTGCTTTCTCGTTCATTTCACTTTGGCTATCGTTACTTTTTGCTGCATTGAAAAGGCAAACCACGTCAGTACATGTGGGAGTGGGAAATTCAACGAACTGGTTTGCCATTCTTGGTGAGACAAAATGCATTTGATCTGCTCTACGACATTACAACAAACGTCTGATATTTGGAATGTGGTCCCTGCTTCGTACGCACTTCCTTCAATTGAGCTTGCTGTATCACCATCGCCCTTTACATATGTAAATGTAaccttttttgcattattttGAGCAGCACATAATTATGAGAAATACTTAGGCAATACAATGTAGCACAAATGTTCTTTTTATGTAATGTCTTAATGCAGCACAATGAAATCATCTCTCCTATAATATCAGCCATTCTGCCATTCTTAGAGCTCATTCTTAGTATCTTGAATAAGAGAGAGCTGAGATAGTCGCCATGTATTGTGCTAAATAGACAGGGCGTGTGAACACAGGCACAGGAGAAAAGACACCAGAAATGCcgttgtggtgtcttctctattgtgtttgtgtttgcacgccctgtctctttagcattaATATCTGTCTACACAACACTCTCCATCACCTTTTTCTTGGGCACATATCGTTACTTATTCATAGTGTTGTCTGGTTGCAACAAACTATGGTGGGGGGCTTTCGCTGTGTTATGGCTGCTTTATTTTGAGGTCAACTCGAAGCATTGGTGAGTGCAGTCCACGCACCACTGATCGTACTAAGAGTATGCCACTTTGGGTCTGCCCCTATAACTGGGATTCGTGCAGGAATAATTGTCCTGCCAGTACGTGCACCACTCTATTCTCAGCTCCAGATGGGTGGCACGCAAACCATTTCATCACTCCAAAGTTGGGATATCGCATATtataccgaaaaaaaaatacataccgCGCCTGGGGTAGCTTGGTGGGGCTTGAGAATGCGTCGGTTCGTCCCTAGGTGGTTCGGTGCTCCTACACCCTACTGTTGCGGACACAGCCGCTGCATGTAGTACGTTATCCGCGTCCCTAGGTGGTTCGGTGCTCCTATGCCCCGCTGTTGCGAGAGTCGCCGCACATACGGTATCTCCGGAATTAGGCACTGCATGGGTAGCTGCAGCCGATTGAGGCTCTGTAGAAACCGGTCGGTCGATGCTCATCGCACTTTCGCTGATGTCGTCTTCCCGTTCTCCGTCGTCGTCATCCGCAGTCACCATGCGAGTGAGCAGCTGCGCCGGCGTTACGTCACCAGTGGGGCCTGCAAACAGAGCACACACGAGCGCATTTCAGTGCAGTATGCTGCCCTCatgtaagacaaaaaaaaaacgattgcaCTTACGGTAACGAGAAAAACAGCAACCACGAAGGGGACACTTACTAGCAATGTCAAATTCGTCGTCAGCGGTGTCACACTCGTCGATGAAGACTGTGCTGCGCTCTGCGTACCTGCTTGCATGAACATCCCTGGCAGCAGCTGCCGATTTTCGCGCTTGTACGTTTGAGTCGCCACTGCAGACCTTGCGTGACTTCTTCGCTGAGCGCACTTTGTACGAGGTGCCTTGAATGAGGCTCAGTATATCTTGGAGCAATTGGTCGCGCTCGGTGTATTCTTCTTCGGTTCCGGACCTACAAACATCAATTGCAATAATTTAAGCAAGCTCGCACAACGACCAAGGCGCCTTATTTTGCACCGTGCTGTAAAACAACTGCAGACTTACTTTTTTTGATTTCGGCGATCGTTCGCCAAGTGACGCGACAGCAGCAGATTTAGGCGCTCGCGCACACAGCGCGCCGTAAAAGGCTTCTTGAGGACATCTCTGAGGCGCCAAGCGATCTCCTCCCATTGTTCGGAATGCCTGAACGGATCGCTCGTCTGCACCTCCGTTAGCATCGCGACATCGTCCTTCAACGCAAAATAAACTCGATTCGCGCCGGCTTTGTTGTTGCTCTGTCCGTTCGCCATGGCAGCCATCTTTCAAGCGCTACGTCCGCTACGTCTGGTTACGTTTACGTACGCCGCGTTTTTTTGCGGGCGTACGCAGCGCATCCCTGGAAGAGATACGttacgtactgcgcatgcgcacttctctCCCGCAGCCGCGCTGCGTACGTAGGCTCGTTACGTACGCCCAACTAAAAGTGTCTAATGTTGgttatttattgccatcgtggtgcgtgtgtctatgtgcgcttcgtggcgtagtggttagcgccgcgcgttcggaagcgaggggtccctgtttcgattccgcgctacggacacaactttcagaatttcttttttattgcgatagcaattatatggacacttcaaccggatttctgccgtcggcgtcgccgtcgccgtcggcgtcgccgtgaggttccgtatagataaaatcttcgccgcgcgccgtatgccccagaggcagcgtgcggggacgcgcgctatcacggagagcgaacgcactcaatctcccacgcgcaagcaagaaagcggaaagccagcgccggagggagcaggggggggggggggggcacttctctgccaacaaccgcgctcgtcgctcgtccgcacagtctcttatctctcccgcgcgcaagcaaggaagcgggaagccagcgccggaaggagcgggggggcgcacttctacgctgccaacaaccgcgctcgtcgttcgttagaccgcaccgtctcttatctccacacggctctgacctttatgcgcattcgccgctcagtttccgttgaagcgatagtccgcgcgtaccttcgccccctgcggcggcgtatatatccgctcgctgccagcgttttgacggtcgttgtctgcagtcattcagtgtgatctattcatgtttgtttgtgcgcgctcacaccacgcttcttcaatcagttagtaatagtcgggccacattttccaacgcacgctacacatgcaatgctgcccgggtcggcagtgcagcgctacaggtgtgtcccttcgcacgcgctgcccacgggaagcgcttctcagcaacaccaccgtttcacacgcgccttctcgtggtcatcgagtctctcttcatgtcggtctacttacgccgcagcacacctgcttacttaatcagctcatgtttactacaattcatattgctaccaaagccgctcaccttacttcgtatgacattgctgtgttgctatcgcattcatcgcttcgcccttagggcgaaactgtgacattttttttttcataaagcgccagaagcgttctccggaagccggaagctggcttccggaaccggaagcggaacccgaagtggaaacggaagcggaaccggaagtggaaccggaagcggaagtcagcttccggttatactatacgtatacatatatatgtatatatgggtatacatacatatacggacacacaacgccatctattgagcaattcataaaactagacgtggctacctactacgacggggacgaacgggtgccgctataaggagcttcgaccctaaaagggggggggggggcgcagccagcgtgatagcttgcgttcaaaatgcgcgcgcccataACCGAAACCCGCAGTGAtttatgccgaccgcttggcgcgctgcagtcaattcggccgttGGCCTCTAtaggagtgtcccctcttgttcaatttctttctctatggtttagggcccctgtcTTACAgcaaaatccggcatcggcgtctgCATTGGCGCCGACGGCCGAGAATATCATCCCCAGCCatgtttaggtatgccacaccattctataattaatgttgctcataccttgtctggCATTCTTGGGAAATcttttcctcggaattttgagaatgacaatccactaTCAAATGTCATGAAACTAAACACCCACCGCATATGTCTTTTATGTTGAATCTTCTCAgagtgaaatattaaaagtgcgaaacaaatacagaaacctgaaaatgatgtaatttcgttggcgcggttgtgcacatctccgggatcggcccacgcaagaggccgcgtttccaccagaaaacTCGCCTAcctgcatagcgttcgccgccagtgtttgccagtaaccattacggttgcttagaagaactttctgtgggcctagttggtgcgtacttgataaagtttttagagcgcaaacaagagacaaggcacgaAAGGgaggtcaaacacaggacaggcgcttccTGTCCTGTATTTGACCTCCCTTTTgcgccttgtctcttgtttgctcTCTAAAAACTTTATCAAgcatgcaccaactaggcccacagacaGTTCTTCTAAGCAATATTTCTTTTACATCGGGCCCGTCTTTTCCGTGTTCAAAGTCACATCGCAGCATCGACTTGTTTGTCACCCGCATCGTCACAGCTACATGCCACTCTAGGTTTTACGCATATTCCATGCGGAACAGCATCATCCCCACCGAGTTGTCTTGCCTATTCTGCAACGTGCGACCGTCTTGGGGTCATGTCAAGCGCATCTGCAAGATTCTCCGCTCTCAGCTCTGGCGTCAAGCACGGCTCTACCAGGAATGGCTACGCATCATGTGCTTTTCCAGTGATTCTCCGTGGGTGccagaaaaaaagctgcagcgcatCAGGTCTTTGGCCGCTCGGATTACCGAAGCGTCACGCCAAGGGTTGCTCCGCAACATGCCTTCAGTCGACTGGAATGAAGCCTAAGACGCAAGGTCAAGACACCAACGGCTTGGTTGTGCTTGGCGGGGTAAATTTACCGGAAGTCGTAGCAGCAGTGCTCAAGAAAGGACCAAAATTCGGCGTTGCGCCTGATGTTCAAGCACACGATCTCCTGGAAATAAATAGGAGAGTTGCAAGTAAAGCTGGCACGAAGGCCACCGAAAGTTGCCTTCTACAGGATGTAGATGGCCTTGTCAACGCTGGATCCCAACTCAGACCAAGAGACATGTTACTCATTAGAAAATTCATCTCCCACTTCCGCAAAAATGGTTTGCCGTTGCTGCAGGCGGACAAAGAGGGTGGATTCGTCGTCCTGTCTAACGCCGAGTTTAAAGACAACGCGGTTCAAGCAATTCACAAGAGCTTCATCGAAATCAATGTAAAAGCAACGCGCGCGATGAAGGATTTCGAGCATTTGTGCAAGGAACTTAACCTTACTCGTTTGGCTAGCAGCCTCAGCAAATGTTCCAAAAACGCGCtgcaagagttttttttttttaaagcaaaaaCCCACAAAGACAATATTCCGTTCAGGTCAATCGTGAGTGAAAAAGGATCCTGACAGCATTGCGTTAGCATGTTTTTGCTGAAACATCTTAAACAGTTCAAAATTTCATACCCTTTCATTGTTCGCAAATCGGATGAAGTGGTCCTGTTTTTTCTAAGAAAAACCGGACCTCGGATATGCCTTTTTCGTTGATGTCGAGaacctttttaggggcgaagctccttatagcggcacccgttcgtccccgtcgtagtaggtagccacgtctagttttatgaattgctcaatagatggcgttctgtgtccgtatatgtatgtatacccattatatgtatacgtatagtataaccggaagccgacttccgcttccggttccacttccggttccgcttccgtttccacttcgggttccgcttccggaagccagcttccggcttccggagaacgcttccggcgttttatgaaaaaaaattccgaaagttgtgtccgtagcgcggaatcgaaccatggacccctcgcttccgaacacgcggcgctaaccactacgccacgaagggcacatagacacacgcaccaggatggcaataaatacccaacattaacgaaaggccacgtttctaacgcgtttgtgctagcgcgttacggcacgtgtaagaagctggtgtaagacgctgtggcctctccgccttaccttcaacgcgtttcgaacgcgctggcCAAGGCGGtgggaagtcaagttcaagtcgaggagcgtttatgaatacggggggtatactctctcagcagtcatgtgatggcgtcggcaaacgcggtgcacgttccggcatgtgtaaatggctgcgtaagacgctgtggccgctcccccttactagagagtactgcacgtttctaacgcgtttgtgctagcgtccccttaaacgggagatccgatgattccctccggagcttcgcccactcatcatcattaaccccgtggatatgctgtgattttttactCTGTACCCCAGCATGAATTGCTAGCATCTAGATCTGTTAAATAgtatattaggggcgaagctccttatagcggcacccgttcgtccccgtcgtagtaggtagccacgtctagttttatgaattgctcaatagatggcgttgtgtgtccgtatatgtatgtgtacccatatatacatatatatgtatacgtatagtataaccggaagccgacttccgcttccgattccggaagccagcttccggcgttttatgaaaaaaaaacgattccgaaagttgtgtccgtagcgcggaatcgaaccagggacccctcgcttccgaacgcgcggcgctaaccactacgccacgaagctttttttttatttattgccatttcacaaacacaaacaaaaattatcagatacaccatgtacatattctaaatacaccagctacaactcggccggtgtatgttgcttaaaaatgtttcacggaagccaattgatccaatacaggtagccattctgggggttcacattgggctctgaacaagtctcgggtgtagataacactctcaacaaaatagtgtcttgctgagtgaatttgtatatgggcatgcctaacatccatcctggtcttccatacgctatggatacaaagcaacattagcatatcagtcggcacttcccctgtatccgcacatggaagaaaccggagtccaaaagggcttaatggcaattgtattttaagagttctttgcaagacatcccacaggaatacggcatcgtggcagtctagaaaaatatgttctattgtttccggtttcctgcagattaaacaatttactgaccaaggtacaaacagacctttactttgtaaccatggcttgacagggagagtgtcggtatgtatttgaaaaaagaatgttttaactgagggcctgatcggcattttttaacacgcttttCAGTGATCGGCATTTTTTAACATCGcgttcaggacctagcttgtagacagctcgatagacaggtgttggtaagaatacatcaagaatatcacaatacaaacgctttttcgtaacatcagacaagtattcatatgaaaCCTTGCCTTGAGCAAACGTATAGACCTTaccacttcacgcaaataagaactaagcggtcctgctttcaaagaaaacgatgatacaacaaaatcagatagataattctgtaatcgtgcttggatcacagttctcaaaaatacatcagtttgatcccgcacaaagaagaatctgctcaacaactgcttgaagaacagatgcgagagccctagtcccccatttttcaccttatgaaacaaattgcaccggctggtgcgctcccactgcgatccCCATATAAAAGTCGCGAATACTCGGTGGAATTTTTGAACCGAACTTCTGGTCATGGTCATCACTTGCAACACGTGaaacactttggcaattaaaaaaatattgcaaacggaagctcttgcaaatactgaaaagttatggccaccccatttatcggtagtacttttaacacgtttgttttcctcagaccaatattcttccgcatttcggtaataatttagtggaactccaaggtactttcctggggaagttgtccaattcatattgcagtacacatcgggtgtgctctgccagatgccatgccaaaatccaaggcatttcggccaactgatcgcgctacctgttgctgtgcagaaagctat comes from the Dermacentor silvarum isolate Dsil-2018 chromosome 9, BIME_Dsil_1.4, whole genome shotgun sequence genome and includes:
- the LOC125940424 gene encoding chromatin assembly factor 1 subunit A-like codes for the protein MVTADDDDGEREDDISESAMSIDRPVSTEPQSAAATHAVPNSGDTVCAATLATAGHRSTEPPRDADNVLHAAAVSATVGCRSTEPPRDEPTHSQAPPSYPRRGKRQQEQADYDFLLKRMKHDVIMKEKDMQMESRRLAFEESKVAFEERRLAWEKEQAMMMAREREEDRRARAEERKEERRMRAEEKQEERRERAEERRLLAAQQEAFISILQGLLPKINMQ